In Uranotaenia lowii strain MFRU-FL chromosome 2, ASM2978415v1, whole genome shotgun sequence, one genomic interval encodes:
- the LOC129745199 gene encoding uncharacterized protein LOC129745199: MCRGFCDRNQQIQTIYARNWPDSGLDKNAVTSGNAEKSLVCRFIGRNNIFHLCWKLSPLPQRWMKFQKHPSPFHIDPGDGQKVQQQSAYFAAVLSAILNWAIAGV; this comes from the exons ATGTGTCGTGGTTTTTGCGATCGGAACCAGCAAATCCAGACAATTTACGCGAGGAACTGGCCGGATAGCGGATTGGATAAGAATGCCGTCACCTCCGGTAATGCTG aaaaatcgTTGGTTTGCAGATTCATAGGCcgaaataacatttttcatctatGCTGGAAGTTATCACCGCTGCCGCAGAgatggatgaaatttcaaaaacatccaAGTCCGTTTCACATAGATCCCGGAGACGGCCAGAAAGTTCAGCAGCAGTCGGCTTATTTTGCAGCTGTTTTGTCCGCTATACTAAACTGGGCCATAG CTGGTGTGTGA